One part of the Xiphophorus maculatus strain JP 163 A chromosome 1, X_maculatus-5.0-male, whole genome shotgun sequence genome encodes these proteins:
- the LOC102223459 gene encoding interferon-related developmental regulator 2 isoform X3, giving the protein MKGESAASDDEPTSDILSHYSSASETASVLEEGPGSEQVDEQTAQEETEDKLKQCIDNLMDRSAKTRLAALESLRQAFSSRVLYDFLTGHRLTVRDYLERSLKKGVGEEQAAAANVFTMLCIQLGGGDEAEEGFKSLCPVLTSILSDDSANIAARQSCARALGMCCYVSTAEEGEDLVKTLALLESVFSSSYPNTEGTLPTPKPGLPGLHTAALQAWSLLATLCPTSKLTELLELHLPKLQACLQSSDVNYRIAVGETIALLVELGRDIDEEFEVEDTESLCECLKSLATDGNKHRAKNDRRKQRSIFREVLHYIENEDFNEEKIRFGMESVYIDGWMRKRIYDAFKEILESGVRHHLQYNQLLRDIFGLGPPLILDAATIKGSKISRAEKHLFNAAAFKARTKQRNKVRDKRADVM; this is encoded by the exons ATGAAGGGAGAATCTGCAGCCAGTGACGATGAGCCGACATCGGACATTCTCAGCCACTACAGTAGCGCCAGTGAAACTGCTTCGGTCCTGGAAGAGGGCCCAG GGAGTGAGCAGGTGGATGAACAGACTGCacaagaagaaacagaagacaAGCTCAAGCAGTGTATAGACAACCTGATGGACAGAAg TGCAAAGACTCGTCTAGCAGCCCTGGAGTCACTACGACAAGCTTTCTCCTCCAGAGTTCTGTACGACTTCCTGACAGGCCACCGTCTCACGGTGCGCGACTACCTGGAGAGAAGTCTCAAAAAAG GCGTCGGAGAGGAACAGGCCGCGGCGGCAAACGTTTTCACGATGCTGTGCATCCAGCTCGGAGGAGGGGACGAGGCCGAGGAGGGCTTCAAGTCGCTTTGTCCTGTTCTCACCTCCATCCTGAGTGACGACAGTGCCAATATAGCAGCTCGTCAGAGC TGTGCCAGGGCTTTGGGGATGTGTTGCTATGTCTCCACTGCAGAAGAAGGAGAG GACCTGGTGAAGACACTGGCTCTTCTGGAGAGTGTCTTCTCATCTTCCTACCCTAACACAGAAGGAACGCTGCCCACACCCAAACCCGGTCTGCCCGGCCTCCACACTGCCGCCCTGCAGGCCTGGTCGCTGCTGGCCACACTCTGTCCCACTTCCAAACTCACTGAGCTGCTGGAACT GCACCTTCCTAAGCTGCAGGCCTGTCTGCAGAGCAGCGACGTCAACTACAGAATTGCAGTGGGAGAGACGATTGCTCTGCTGGTGGAGTTGGGCCGAGATATAGATGAG GAGTTTGAGGTGGAGGACACTGAAAGTCTGTGCGAATGTCTGAAGAGTTTAGCCACAGACGGCAACAAACACAGAGCCAAAAATGACAGAAGGAAACAGCGTTCCATCTTCAGAGAGGTGCTACATTACATAGAG AATGAGGATTTCAATGAGGAGAAGATCAGATTTGGGATGGAGAGCGTTTACATCGATGGGTGGATGAGGAAAAGAATCTACGATGCCTTCAAGGAGATCCTAGAATCTGGAGTTAGACACCATTTACAG TACAACCAGCTACTCCGAGACATCTTTGGCCTTGGACCTCCCCTCATCTTAGATGCTGCTACTATCAAAGGCAGTAAGATCTCACGGGCAGAGAAG CATTTATTCAACGCAGCTGCCTTCAAAGCCCGAACGAAACAGAGGAATAAAGTCAGGGACAAACGCGCTGATGTCATGTGA
- the LOC102223459 gene encoding interferon-related developmental regulator 2 isoform X2, translating into MPRSKKGKRGSSKPGVRNGMKGESAASDDEPTSDILSHYSSASETASVLEEGPGSEQVDEQTAQEETEDKLKQCIDNLMDRSAKTRLAALESLRQAFSSRVLYDFLTGHRLTVRDYLERSLKKGVGEEQAAAANVFTMLCIQLGGGDEAEEGFKSLCPVLTSILSDDSANIAARQSCARALGMCCYVSTAEEGEDLVKTLALLESVFSSSYPNTEGTLPTPKPGLPGLHTAALQAWSLLATLCPTSKLTELLELHLPKLQACLQSSDVNYRIAVGETIALLVELGRDIDEEFEVEDTESLCECLKSLATDGNKHRAKNDRRKQRSIFREVLHYIENEDFNEEKIRFGMESVYIDGWMRKRIYDAFKEILESGVRHHLQYNQLLRDIFGLGPPLILDAATIKGSKISRAEKHLFNAAAFKARTKQRNKVRDKRADVM; encoded by the exons ATGCCGCGGAGTAAAAAAGGGAAACGTGGCTCCAGTAAGCCGG gTGTTAGAAACGGGATGAAGGGAGAATCTGCAGCCAGTGACGATGAGCCGACATCGGACATTCTCAGCCACTACAGTAGCGCCAGTGAAACTGCTTCGGTCCTGGAAGAGGGCCCAG GGAGTGAGCAGGTGGATGAACAGACTGCacaagaagaaacagaagacaAGCTCAAGCAGTGTATAGACAACCTGATGGACAGAAg TGCAAAGACTCGTCTAGCAGCCCTGGAGTCACTACGACAAGCTTTCTCCTCCAGAGTTCTGTACGACTTCCTGACAGGCCACCGTCTCACGGTGCGCGACTACCTGGAGAGAAGTCTCAAAAAAG GCGTCGGAGAGGAACAGGCCGCGGCGGCAAACGTTTTCACGATGCTGTGCATCCAGCTCGGAGGAGGGGACGAGGCCGAGGAGGGCTTCAAGTCGCTTTGTCCTGTTCTCACCTCCATCCTGAGTGACGACAGTGCCAATATAGCAGCTCGTCAGAGC TGTGCCAGGGCTTTGGGGATGTGTTGCTATGTCTCCACTGCAGAAGAAGGAGAG GACCTGGTGAAGACACTGGCTCTTCTGGAGAGTGTCTTCTCATCTTCCTACCCTAACACAGAAGGAACGCTGCCCACACCCAAACCCGGTCTGCCCGGCCTCCACACTGCCGCCCTGCAGGCCTGGTCGCTGCTGGCCACACTCTGTCCCACTTCCAAACTCACTGAGCTGCTGGAACT GCACCTTCCTAAGCTGCAGGCCTGTCTGCAGAGCAGCGACGTCAACTACAGAATTGCAGTGGGAGAGACGATTGCTCTGCTGGTGGAGTTGGGCCGAGATATAGATGAG GAGTTTGAGGTGGAGGACACTGAAAGTCTGTGCGAATGTCTGAAGAGTTTAGCCACAGACGGCAACAAACACAGAGCCAAAAATGACAGAAGGAAACAGCGTTCCATCTTCAGAGAGGTGCTACATTACATAGAG AATGAGGATTTCAATGAGGAGAAGATCAGATTTGGGATGGAGAGCGTTTACATCGATGGGTGGATGAGGAAAAGAATCTACGATGCCTTCAAGGAGATCCTAGAATCTGGAGTTAGACACCATTTACAG TACAACCAGCTACTCCGAGACATCTTTGGCCTTGGACCTCCCCTCATCTTAGATGCTGCTACTATCAAAGGCAGTAAGATCTCACGGGCAGAGAAG CATTTATTCAACGCAGCTGCCTTCAAAGCCCGAACGAAACAGAGGAATAAAGTCAGGGACAAACGCGCTGATGTCATGTGA
- the LOC102223459 gene encoding interferon-related developmental regulator 2 isoform X1 codes for MPRSKKGKRGSSKPGSLRQEVLQLQLSAKGSLKGVRNGMKGESAASDDEPTSDILSHYSSASETASVLEEGPGSEQVDEQTAQEETEDKLKQCIDNLMDRSAKTRLAALESLRQAFSSRVLYDFLTGHRLTVRDYLERSLKKGVGEEQAAAANVFTMLCIQLGGGDEAEEGFKSLCPVLTSILSDDSANIAARQSCARALGMCCYVSTAEEGEDLVKTLALLESVFSSSYPNTEGTLPTPKPGLPGLHTAALQAWSLLATLCPTSKLTELLELHLPKLQACLQSSDVNYRIAVGETIALLVELGRDIDEEFEVEDTESLCECLKSLATDGNKHRAKNDRRKQRSIFREVLHYIENEDFNEEKIRFGMESVYIDGWMRKRIYDAFKEILESGVRHHLQYNQLLRDIFGLGPPLILDAATIKGSKISRAEKHLFNAAAFKARTKQRNKVRDKRADVM; via the exons ATGCCGCGGAGTAAAAAAGGGAAACGTGGCTCCAGTAAGCCGG GCTCTCTGCGTCAGGAGGTTCTTCAGCTGCAACTCTCAGCTAAAGGATCGTTGAAAG gTGTTAGAAACGGGATGAAGGGAGAATCTGCAGCCAGTGACGATGAGCCGACATCGGACATTCTCAGCCACTACAGTAGCGCCAGTGAAACTGCTTCGGTCCTGGAAGAGGGCCCAG GGAGTGAGCAGGTGGATGAACAGACTGCacaagaagaaacagaagacaAGCTCAAGCAGTGTATAGACAACCTGATGGACAGAAg TGCAAAGACTCGTCTAGCAGCCCTGGAGTCACTACGACAAGCTTTCTCCTCCAGAGTTCTGTACGACTTCCTGACAGGCCACCGTCTCACGGTGCGCGACTACCTGGAGAGAAGTCTCAAAAAAG GCGTCGGAGAGGAACAGGCCGCGGCGGCAAACGTTTTCACGATGCTGTGCATCCAGCTCGGAGGAGGGGACGAGGCCGAGGAGGGCTTCAAGTCGCTTTGTCCTGTTCTCACCTCCATCCTGAGTGACGACAGTGCCAATATAGCAGCTCGTCAGAGC TGTGCCAGGGCTTTGGGGATGTGTTGCTATGTCTCCACTGCAGAAGAAGGAGAG GACCTGGTGAAGACACTGGCTCTTCTGGAGAGTGTCTTCTCATCTTCCTACCCTAACACAGAAGGAACGCTGCCCACACCCAAACCCGGTCTGCCCGGCCTCCACACTGCCGCCCTGCAGGCCTGGTCGCTGCTGGCCACACTCTGTCCCACTTCCAAACTCACTGAGCTGCTGGAACT GCACCTTCCTAAGCTGCAGGCCTGTCTGCAGAGCAGCGACGTCAACTACAGAATTGCAGTGGGAGAGACGATTGCTCTGCTGGTGGAGTTGGGCCGAGATATAGATGAG GAGTTTGAGGTGGAGGACACTGAAAGTCTGTGCGAATGTCTGAAGAGTTTAGCCACAGACGGCAACAAACACAGAGCCAAAAATGACAGAAGGAAACAGCGTTCCATCTTCAGAGAGGTGCTACATTACATAGAG AATGAGGATTTCAATGAGGAGAAGATCAGATTTGGGATGGAGAGCGTTTACATCGATGGGTGGATGAGGAAAAGAATCTACGATGCCTTCAAGGAGATCCTAGAATCTGGAGTTAGACACCATTTACAG TACAACCAGCTACTCCGAGACATCTTTGGCCTTGGACCTCCCCTCATCTTAGATGCTGCTACTATCAAAGGCAGTAAGATCTCACGGGCAGAGAAG CATTTATTCAACGCAGCTGCCTTCAAAGCCCGAACGAAACAGAGGAATAAAGTCAGGGACAAACGCGCTGATGTCATGTGA
- the LOC102235977 gene encoding acylamino-acid-releasing enzyme isoform X2: MDSDQITGLYGKVSGLAVPVSARVSEEQLPEVRIYTVTAEWIQTDLVRNSRLHYSQQWTLIADSNNHKSIRTVLPPGPCSPLSGELLSELSPTRGLRAVVRETGSQQLLEIWDRHGLRKSLNLSALNIHGRVYDDTQFGCLSWSECESKLLFVAERSRSSSAETRSGESAIRKDRSVYCEDWGEALTSKSVPVLCVVDLHHGEIDVLQSVPQDVSPGQALWAPGSQAVFFVGWYHEPFRLGLKFCSNRRSALFRLSLDGHCECISGDNLSVSCPRLSPDGSTLIYLQGSVFGPHNQCLSVQQLDLKSGKTSTMLDVVSRPQTGDFAGVYEALPSHCWSADGEKVVFSSAVRNWKDVFMVDRGTKKVSFLSDNFSDLSKVYGSWKLLTVQRDLMVVCCSSPNSPPTLRVGFLPSADETVTWRTLQQPVVTFDYLWTVLDVTPTSDEDNLRYPGLDFGAILVKPSHLLCETGTPVVVFIHGGPHSQFPAEWNSTTAGLVELGFAVLMVNYRGSTGFGQDSILSLIGQVGSQDVKDVQRAVMAALQNDKTLDPKRLAVIGGSHGGFLSCHLIGQYPDSYRACAARNPVINAATLLGTSDIVDWRYTSAGFQFSYDNIPTVETLAAMLLKSPITHAAQIKAPVLLMLGGKDRRVSPHQGLELYKVLKSRGSPVRLLWFPEDGHSLSRVDTQVDCFLNTVLWLTQHL; encoded by the exons ATGGACTCCGACCAAATCACCGGGCTGTACGGAAAGGTCAGCGGCCTGGCTGTTCCGGTTTCAGCTCGCGTGAGCGAGGAGCAGCTGCCGGAAGTCCGGATCTACACCGTGACAGCGG AGTGGATCCAGACTGACCTGGTCCGAAACTCCAGACTTCACTACTCACAGCAGTGGACTCTGATCGCTGACAGCAACAACCACAAAAGCATCAGGACCGTCCTCCCACCTGGACCATGTTCACCACTGTCTGGAGA GTTATTGAGTGAACTGTCGCCAACTCGTGGCCTGAGGGCTGTTGTCAGGGAGACGGGCAGCCAGCAGCTCCTAGAG ATCTGGGACCGTCACGGCCTCAGGAAAAGCCTGAACCTGTCTGCCCTGAACATCCACGGCAGAGTGTACGACGACA CTCAGTTCGGCTGCCTGTCCTGGTCAGAGTGTGAGAGCAAGCTGCTGTTCGTAGCTGAGCGTAGCCGCAGCTCGTCGGCAGAAACGCGTTCTGGAGAATCCGCGATCAGAAAG GACAGGAGTGTGTACTGTGAAGACTGGGGCGAGGCTCTTACCAGTAAGAGTGTCCCAGTGCTCTGTGTGGTGGATTTGCATCATGGTGAGATCGATGTACTGCAGAGCGTCCCGCAGGACGtctcacctggacag GCTCTGTGGGCTCCTGGCAGCCAGGCTGTGTTTTTTGTCGGTTGGTACCATGAACCTTTCAGACTTGGACTGAAGTTCTGCTCCAACCGCAG GTCGGCTTTATTCAGACTCAGCCTGGATGGACACTGTG AGTGTATATCGGGGGACAACCTCTCCGTGTCCTGTCCCAGGCTGAGTCCAGATGGATCCACGTTGATCTACCTGCAGGGTAGTGTGTTTGGGCCCCACAACCAGTGCCTCAGTGTACAGCAG TTGGACCTGAAGAGTGGGAAGACCTCGACCATGCTGGATGTGGTCAGCAGACCTCAGACTG GTGATTTTGCAGGTGTGTATGAAGCACTGCCGTCCCACTGCTGGTCTGCGGACGGTGAGAAAGTCGTGTTCAGCAGCGCCGTTAGAAACTGGAAG GATGTCTTCATGGTGGACAGAGGAACAAAGAAAGTCTCTTTCCTCTCTGATA ACTTCTCTGATCTTTCTAAGGTTTATGGAAGCTGGAAGCTACTGACAGTCCAAAGAGACCTGATGGTCGTCTGCTGCTCCAGCCCCAACTCGCCTCCCACCCTG AGAGTGGGATTCCTCCCATCAGCAGACGAAACTGTAACCTGGAGAACTCTGCAGCAGCCTGTCGTGACGTTTGATTACCTCTGGACGGTCCTAGATGTCACACCCACATCAGACGAGGACAACCTACGTTACC CTGGTTTAGATTTCGGGGCCATCTTGGTCAAACCATCCCATCTCCTCTGTGAAACCGGAACACCTGTGGTTGTCTTCATCCATG GTGGCCCTCACTCCCAGTTCCCTGCAGAGTGGAACAGCACCACCGCTGGACTGGTTGAACTGGGCTTTGCCGTGCTTATGG TGAACTATCGGGGATCCACAGGGTTCGGACAAGACAGCATTTTATCCCTGATTGGTCAGGTCGGGAGTCAGGATGTAAAAGATGTTCAG CGGGCTGTTATGGCTGCGCTCCAGAATGACAAAACCCTCGATCCCAAACGCTTGGCTGTGATCGGTGGTTCCCATGGTGGTTTCCTGTCCTGTCATCTGATTGGTCAGTACCCAGACTCCTACAGAGCGTGTGCAGCCAGGAATCCGGTCATTAACGCCGCTACGCTGCTGGGAACCAGTGACATAGTGGACTG GAGATACACAAGTGCAGGCTTTCAGTTCTCATATGACAACATCCCTACTGTTGAAACTTTGGCTGCAATGTTACTGAAGTCTCCCATCACACATGCAGCACAG ATCAAAGCACCAGTGCTACTGATGTTGGGTGGGAAGGACAGACGAGTTTCTCCTCATCAGGGTCTAGAGCTCTACAAAGTACTGAAGAGCAGAGGTTCACCTGTCAG GTTGCTGTGGTTTCCAGAGGATGGACACTCTCTGTCCAGGGTGGACACTCAGGTTGACTGTTTCCTCAACACCGTGCTGTGGCTGACCCAACACCTCTGA
- the LOC102235977 gene encoding acylamino-acid-releasing enzyme isoform X1: MDSDQITGLYGKVSGLAVPVSARVSEEQLPEVRIYTVTAEWIQTDLVRNSRLHYSQQWTLIADSNNHKSIRTVLPPGPCSPLSGELLSELSPTRGLRAVVRETGSQQLLEIWDRHGLRKSLNLSALNIHGRVYDDTQFGCLSWSECESKLLFVAERSRSSSAETRSGESAIRKDRSVYCEDWGEALTSKSVPVLCVVDLHHGEIDVLQSVPQDVSPGQALWAPGSQAVFFVGWYHEPFRLGLKFCSNRRSALFRLSLDGHCECISGDNLSVSCPRLSPDGSTLIYLQGSVFGPHNQCLSVQQLDLKSGKTSTMLDVVSRPQTGDFAGVYEALPSHCWSADGEKVVFSSAVRNWKDVFMVDRGTKKVSFLSDKHQRQVEDFSDLSKVYGSWKLLTVQRDLMVVCCSSPNSPPTLRVGFLPSADETVTWRTLQQPVVTFDYLWTVLDVTPTSDEDNLRYPGLDFGAILVKPSHLLCETGTPVVVFIHGGPHSQFPAEWNSTTAGLVELGFAVLMVNYRGSTGFGQDSILSLIGQVGSQDVKDVQRAVMAALQNDKTLDPKRLAVIGGSHGGFLSCHLIGQYPDSYRACAARNPVINAATLLGTSDIVDWRYTSAGFQFSYDNIPTVETLAAMLLKSPITHAAQIKAPVLLMLGGKDRRVSPHQGLELYKVLKSRGSPVRLLWFPEDGHSLSRVDTQVDCFLNTVLWLTQHL, from the exons ATGGACTCCGACCAAATCACCGGGCTGTACGGAAAGGTCAGCGGCCTGGCTGTTCCGGTTTCAGCTCGCGTGAGCGAGGAGCAGCTGCCGGAAGTCCGGATCTACACCGTGACAGCGG AGTGGATCCAGACTGACCTGGTCCGAAACTCCAGACTTCACTACTCACAGCAGTGGACTCTGATCGCTGACAGCAACAACCACAAAAGCATCAGGACCGTCCTCCCACCTGGACCATGTTCACCACTGTCTGGAGA GTTATTGAGTGAACTGTCGCCAACTCGTGGCCTGAGGGCTGTTGTCAGGGAGACGGGCAGCCAGCAGCTCCTAGAG ATCTGGGACCGTCACGGCCTCAGGAAAAGCCTGAACCTGTCTGCCCTGAACATCCACGGCAGAGTGTACGACGACA CTCAGTTCGGCTGCCTGTCCTGGTCAGAGTGTGAGAGCAAGCTGCTGTTCGTAGCTGAGCGTAGCCGCAGCTCGTCGGCAGAAACGCGTTCTGGAGAATCCGCGATCAGAAAG GACAGGAGTGTGTACTGTGAAGACTGGGGCGAGGCTCTTACCAGTAAGAGTGTCCCAGTGCTCTGTGTGGTGGATTTGCATCATGGTGAGATCGATGTACTGCAGAGCGTCCCGCAGGACGtctcacctggacag GCTCTGTGGGCTCCTGGCAGCCAGGCTGTGTTTTTTGTCGGTTGGTACCATGAACCTTTCAGACTTGGACTGAAGTTCTGCTCCAACCGCAG GTCGGCTTTATTCAGACTCAGCCTGGATGGACACTGTG AGTGTATATCGGGGGACAACCTCTCCGTGTCCTGTCCCAGGCTGAGTCCAGATGGATCCACGTTGATCTACCTGCAGGGTAGTGTGTTTGGGCCCCACAACCAGTGCCTCAGTGTACAGCAG TTGGACCTGAAGAGTGGGAAGACCTCGACCATGCTGGATGTGGTCAGCAGACCTCAGACTG GTGATTTTGCAGGTGTGTATGAAGCACTGCCGTCCCACTGCTGGTCTGCGGACGGTGAGAAAGTCGTGTTCAGCAGCGCCGTTAGAAACTGGAAG GATGTCTTCATGGTGGACAGAGGAACAAAGAAAGTCTCTTTCCTCTCTGATA AACACCAGAGACAGGTGGAAG ACTTCTCTGATCTTTCTAAGGTTTATGGAAGCTGGAAGCTACTGACAGTCCAAAGAGACCTGATGGTCGTCTGCTGCTCCAGCCCCAACTCGCCTCCCACCCTG AGAGTGGGATTCCTCCCATCAGCAGACGAAACTGTAACCTGGAGAACTCTGCAGCAGCCTGTCGTGACGTTTGATTACCTCTGGACGGTCCTAGATGTCACACCCACATCAGACGAGGACAACCTACGTTACC CTGGTTTAGATTTCGGGGCCATCTTGGTCAAACCATCCCATCTCCTCTGTGAAACCGGAACACCTGTGGTTGTCTTCATCCATG GTGGCCCTCACTCCCAGTTCCCTGCAGAGTGGAACAGCACCACCGCTGGACTGGTTGAACTGGGCTTTGCCGTGCTTATGG TGAACTATCGGGGATCCACAGGGTTCGGACAAGACAGCATTTTATCCCTGATTGGTCAGGTCGGGAGTCAGGATGTAAAAGATGTTCAG CGGGCTGTTATGGCTGCGCTCCAGAATGACAAAACCCTCGATCCCAAACGCTTGGCTGTGATCGGTGGTTCCCATGGTGGTTTCCTGTCCTGTCATCTGATTGGTCAGTACCCAGACTCCTACAGAGCGTGTGCAGCCAGGAATCCGGTCATTAACGCCGCTACGCTGCTGGGAACCAGTGACATAGTGGACTG GAGATACACAAGTGCAGGCTTTCAGTTCTCATATGACAACATCCCTACTGTTGAAACTTTGGCTGCAATGTTACTGAAGTCTCCCATCACACATGCAGCACAG ATCAAAGCACCAGTGCTACTGATGTTGGGTGGGAAGGACAGACGAGTTTCTCCTCATCAGGGTCTAGAGCTCTACAAAGTACTGAAGAGCAGAGGTTCACCTGTCAG GTTGCTGTGGTTTCCAGAGGATGGACACTCTCTGTCCAGGGTGGACACTCAGGTTGACTGTTTCCTCAACACCGTGCTGTGGCTGACCCAACACCTCTGA